The nucleotide sequence AGCCACCAAAATAAAAGACATGATCAAGACCATACATATTACAGACTAAGATTAAAAACAACTGTTATCTATTAAGCAAAACTTGGAACTCCTTGACATGGCAACCTCTCCAGGATGTAGAGTAGAAAAGCGAAATTATTGACAAACcgaaaaataacaatttaactTGCATAGTAAACGAATCTTAGTAAAGTTACAGAACTCAATGGATTACATATACCAGTAAAAAAGCGAAACATCAGTGTTTGGGAAGTTACCTTATTTGAAATGTCAGGAGCATCTGGTGTACATACAGGGTAGACAGTCATTGCAAAATTCAGGgcttcaaaataaaatataaaataaattaaaaaaaaatcaaaactattAATCCTAACAACAGTTtggtaaaggataaaacaatctttccatcaaacaaatttgagaaacaaaagaagGGAACTAAATTTTAGTTGATATAGGTGGCAACTGCTTACCCAGAAATCCAAATGAAATACCCCAAAATTCACACCCCCAAAACCCTACAAATCACCAGAGTTGAAAACCAGCGCTACACTGGGATCATCCACACAGCAACGAACTCCGATCATTGTCACTGATCTCCATCTCCTTCCAGAGCCAAAACCCTTTTAAGAAAAAGAGGGTAATGAGTATGATAAAGCCAGTAATGAATGGAATAACCCAATTTCTATCGCCAATCACCCTTGCTGAGTGATGATTCACACACTTCCTCATACTTGTTTATGGGTTCCTATCCAACAAAATTTTGACTTAGTACCCAAAAACTGTATCAGCTCACGAACACAGAGAGGTTTATCAAATTCAAAGCAAAACCCACATATATACTGAAGATTCTAGAGTTAAAAGAGGAGCAAGGAGGTTCAGTTACGGAATCCAAAAAGTGATTTTAATGAGCAAATGAATACCTAAACTGGGGTTAACAATTTTCAGCAATAAAAAACATGTCTTTCGATCAAAGTTGCATAAATTACAGAACTTTGGGATTAAGGAGGAACAAAAAGCCCAAATTccaatcaagaaaaaaaaataaatatatatatatatatatataaatttaagcTTTACCTGTAGATTGGCAGCAGCAAAAGCATACTGCATCCAACGGGAGCCACGTGAGAGAACTGGATGCCCAGCCTTTGACACGTTATCGAGTGAGTTTAGGGATCTGGGTTTTGTGTTTGCCATTGAATTTTGGAATGATCTggagaaatttgggttttagggGTTGAGTGAACCGAAATTGATTTGGATGAGCAActtttggtttcaattcacGGTGGAGCAAGGATGAAGAGGTGGAGGAGGTTGGAATGAAAGGGTGAGAAAATTTGGATAGGCAGTATTCAGTTTCGATTCCAAGTAGAGCAAGAATGAAGCTCTTGGAATTCTTTGAACCACTCTATTAGTATGACATGTGAGTGATCGATGGtgtaacaaaaattagtaaaagaGAGTGTAAGAGTATTATATATGAAACTATATCATTGGAACCACGTTatggaaagttgtagtactatGGTATACTCACTTTGTGCTTTGGATGATTAAACTTGCATCTCATACAAATTTGCATCTTTGAGTCTTCATAAAGTACTGCAACATGCAAATGGAAAAGGATCAATTAACAGTTCAAGTGCTTAATGCATTATTTCtgcaaaaagaagaaagaatagaAGTGCTACTTGCAGGACAATCTGGTGCTCCAGATTTCTCGGGAAGGACTTCAGTTGAGCAAGGCCAAAGCACAAATTCAATGGAAAGAACCAATGCAATTTACTTGTGATGTTAAAGTTAAACATCCGATGCCCAGGAGAAATTATTGAGTATCAAATGATAAAGCAATCAGATTATAGTAAATTACTAAAtgatatttacaaaaataaaaaacataaagttaAGAGAACAATGAAAAACTTAAGAATTAGCCTTAGCAAAGTTAAGATAACTtaatgcttaaacaaaaaacTAGCACTTACTCAGTCGCATTACCTAGATGCTCTGCTAAAGGTACAGTGCCCACAAAGCTGAAGAAGACGACCCATCCCTAACGTATACAAAGTAACTGTCAATGGATTAGGGGTGAAGTCAATCTAAATTATTGAAAGGATGTGCGACAAAGAAACCATGTTGAACACATTCTTAcacagaacaaaaaaaaaacttaaaaacatacACTTAAAAAGGTAAAAACATAAACAGGTATGAATATTAAGTGAACCAAAAGCAGAACAAACCCCTAAAAGTGCTTAAGTTCAGGTGGGTTTTCTAGTATTTTATCAATAATATcagatttttcctttttgattTCTGCAATTTCTGGGAACAAGTCCAGGGGCAAAAATGCCATTTAACTgtataaaacacacaaaaacctaaatttacAGAGCAACTCGAGGGCAAAAAAGGCATAACACTGGTGAAGGAACAGtgttttaggcttttttttcctcttttattgatatataatataatttgtttgtGTAATCCAACACGACAATCTGATTCATTCACtcccaaaataaaaagttgaaaaaaatgaacccaaaaaaaaaaggttgaagaGTCTTCATGAGATAAGAACTTTCATGTCATAGAATTAGGTGTTAATTTCGTTGTAAATTTCTTTGGTATCTATACTCACATCTATCGGCCAAGTTTTCAAAACTGTTCATATATAATCTAGATTGATTATATATTGCGATGAATCTGTTTCAAACTATATTTTCCAACAAATACAGCTCGATTAGTCTCGTCTAATGTTAATTgttgaaacaaagaaagaaaggctcatattttctcttttggttATAAGAACAAGGCCATATTTTCTTACTTTTAAAAGTTGTTGTGatgatatatttaaaaaaacaaaacaacaggCTTTTGACAGAAGTCGTTGAAAAAGTAGATTATGAATAATATTATActttataagaaaataaacaaattcaataCTTTAGAAAATGAATACCACCGCTTATACTTTAGAGGAAAATACACAAATTTAATACTTTGTAGTGGAAGAATGGCACATTCTGCAACTAATAATCAATTAGAACATAtcaatacttaaaaaaatatgacTTGGCTTTGTAATGGGAAGGGCACTAAGGAATTTCACATCTGGGAATCACTAGGAATTAGTTAGAGCATGACAAGTAGGTAAATGAGGAGGTTCTTTTCTCCAATTGAGCTTTTgaagtatttttatataaaacttaTAGTTTTGGAACAAATCATTGTGCATTAGAAAAGATAGCtgatattttcaataaaaaaagaagaaaaacaaaagagctAATTTTCATTAAACAACGTTGAACCTTTTGCGTATATTCTATGAAAACATAAGAGAATTATACTATAGTCTCCTCAAAtaaaattctcaattttttcatttttctttaatttataattCACGCAAACGAGATCAATTTAccaatgaaaaatatgaaacacataaatgAGATCAATTTGTATGCACATTAAACATGACAGAGCTCATGTGAGTAGGAAAGCATATAatttccccatgttttcatagCATATGCAAAACTcataaagaaaattatattttcttaagaaagaaaatgatacttacaagaaacaaaaagtaTATTAATCAACATCGAAATTTTTGTGCATATTCtatgaaaaaaaagagaggaaattATACTATTTCCTCACATGAAATTTCAACTCTGTCATTTTTCGTGAACTTGTGATACACACTCCAATGGGATAAATTCTTCAATGAACTTTTGATACACGTAAATGAGACATATTCGTAAGTTTATCGAAAATGATGAAGCTCATGTGAGTAGGGCCAGAATACAATTTCTTGGTATTTTCATAGCATATGCACAAAATATTAAtgttgaaaaataattttttttaatgtatataaGTATAATATTTTCTCATCTTCTAGTACAAGTTATGTGCATATTCtacaaaaccaaaactaaaaacttGCATGAAGcctatgaattttttttttctcaacattaagtgacacaccccgacctggaatgtccactaggaccccgaatcgagctatgctggtcgacaccaggaaggtgacgaagccataaagtgtggtagtgtataaaatgtgaataaattaaaacctaaaagtgcttaaGTACATGAGTGCACGATGAGCGGGTTTGGACTCATTTCAtgcgtgatacagagcataggtaaagtacaataaggtaagataatgattataccatcacaTGAAGACATATGTACTGAAAAGTGTCACGAATCCTTGTCGATACGAAATTTTGctgctagaacctggaggggtgcaaaaatagaaaatgtgagtgagcgaaacaaagcttttcaaatcAACAtactagccaatagctcatcaacatattAGCCAATatctcaataacatgctagccaatagctcaataacagccaatagctcatcaacctgctagccaatagctcaataacatgctagccaatagctcatcaacatattAGCCAATatctcaataacatgctagccaatagctcaataacagccaatagctcatcaacctgctagccaatagctcaataacatgctagccaatagctcaataagtatacatgcacgcgagtcgaaaccacctaaagtggtctgtacgacaagactgggtgtaaataaatacactcaagtgctacaatcacgtgaagactgtgcgaataatcgcgggtcacctacgagtcaaaaccacctattgtggtctgtacgacaagattgtgcacctaccttggatccaaagtgagcgtaaggtgcgggaggtgaacatcacgtgaaggactgtgccctggccatgggcgagagcactaacaccggggtgcaagtttatgagctctcaatgcatctcaacataacatgtacaactcataggcaacctgtacgacagtgtcggagttgcctaccattgcaacatgtacgacaAGGTCGGAGTCGCCTAAAgtataaatatagtcatgccataactcgATCATTTCAAATAACACCATAAATTTACCTGAACTTACTTGTGCGTCCTGCGTTCCTCTtcgcacttcaaagcattcacagtaATTCCTTACATGTAGTATACATATAGATATGTCTTGaagcaatctaatactcaaccatatCATAGCATTTACCAGTATATACCTatatcaatgtattaaaagcgtgaggcgtgGGCGAGACGTCTGAGGCGAAGCCCGGCCTAGGTGTGAGGCATGAGGCGTGAGGCGAAGCCTTACAGGATTTAATTATACatataattgtataaaaaataatactatgtaaaataaacatccattctcaaattttcattcaaattcatagtcattcaaaagataatatcatttaaattcatcattcaaaggtaatatcacccaaattcatcattcaaaaggtaatacaaacaaagaaaacaatcattcatccaaatcatcttcatataaatcaaaatacaaacaaagaTATAAATCATTCATCTAAATCCTCTTCATCTAAATAAAAGGCAACATCATcctcttcattgccaactctagaTGAACTTGTCGGGTatgtcatcatttcatcaaaaaAATCTTCCGAATCATATTCCACATTTCTTCTAGTTCTACTTGAGGATTCTTCATTACCCCGTTTTCTTTTGTATGTAATAGGACCCCGAGGTTGAGTAGGCTCGCGAGGAAGAGGAGAAGACTCTCTAGGCTCTCGAATGTATGAGCCACCTTCATAAACTGGGGGGTGGCACATTCATTACGGCCTCAACATTATACAATAACTCATCCTCAAGCCATGTAGGATCTTTGGGAAGAACGGGATCTTCTATCTCTGTTATCCATTCATCATCGGAGGCAATTTCTTCCACAACAATAGGATCATACTTCTCCATCCTTTTCTTACTTCTTTGTTGTAAAGCCAAATTGTACTTGACATAGGCTAAAGCATTAAGCCTTTTGTGTTCAAGCCTATTCCTTCTTTTTGTATGAATCTACAAATAAATCAATTATATTATTCAAGTCTAAACATCTTAAGCAAAAATGACACTTAAGATActaataatatatttacttacCATTGAAAATGTGCTCCAATTCCTCTCACATCCCGATGCACTACAAGTAAGGCTTAGAACTCGAATAGCAAACTTCGTTAACTCGGGTGTTTTATGCCCAAAGCGCTCCCACCAAGCCgctaaaaaaacaatattagtaAGGTAAGTAATTTAAAGGTTAATGATAAAAAGATATTAACAATTGACTAATTAAATCTTACTTGGTGTTCGCTTTTTCCTAGTTTGCATAGCCATAGAATCCGCAAATGGACCACGCTTATTAGTAAATAAATCCAATTGAACATCGGCCTCTTcacattcttttcctttcccAAGCATCCTATCCATGCAAGCAAACAACCCATTTCGCACTTCATCAGTATCTGAGAAATTATCCTCATATCGAAATTGTGGGTTTAAGTAATAGCTCACCGCATGTAGTGGTTGATGAAGTTGATCGTCCCATCTACGATTTATCTTTCTCCAAACATGCATATATTTTTTCTCCACTTTGTTAAGATTGCTTGCAATTTTCTCTTTTGCAGCATCCATTAACTCATATATAAAACCCATGGGGGGTCTCTCCTCTGAATCAACCTCTCTCAAAACACAAACAAGAGGAAGAACACCCTTAATGCAAAAAGAAACTCAACCCCAAAACTCACGATCATATAACACATGATGCTTAGCCAACTTTGCTTCACAGGATTTTGCATAGGTACTTTCCGACCATTCTTGAGAGGTAAACAAAGCAACaagattttccttttgcttttgtaAACTTTGTAGTGTAAAGAAAGAAGTGGCAAACCTAGCCGGACGAAGAATTTCCGAATTGTTAGTGTACTTTCTCATCAAAGCTAGTACCCATTGATGCCCATATAGATACTTTGAAATACACCTAGCACGTTTGAGTGTGTCatcaaaccatgccatcttagAAATATCttctagcatcaaatcaatGCAACGAGCCGCACATGGAGTCCACCACACCTTCTCTTTCCTCTCCATAAGTTTTGCCCCGGCATTCTTGTAGTTCGAAGCATTGTCAGATATAACTTGAACCACATTCTTCTCCCCAATTTCTTGAATAACGTCATCCAAATAGCCATACAACAAATCTCCATTCTTAATAGAGGCCGATGCATCAACCAAT is from Pyrus communis chromosome 10, drPyrComm1.1, whole genome shotgun sequence and encodes:
- the LOC137747838 gene encoding uncharacterized protein; translated protein: MDAAKEKIASNLNKVEKKYMHVWRKINRRWDDQLHQPLHAVSYYLNPQFRYEDNFSDTDEVRNGLFACMDRMLGKGKECEEADVQLDLFTNKRGPFADSMAMQTRKKRTPTAWWERFGHKTPELTKFAIRVLSLTCSASGCERNWSTFSMIHTKRRNRLEHKRLNALAYVKYNLALQQRSKKRMEKYDPIVVEEIASDDEWITEIEDPVLPKDPTWLEDELLYNVEAVMNVPPPSL